A region of Coccinella septempunctata chromosome 5, icCocSept1.1, whole genome shotgun sequence DNA encodes the following proteins:
- the LOC123313386 gene encoding putative nuclease HARBI1 isoform X2 — protein MEYLSSDESDMELLEMIDEFDEESESEENLIQKVYKARVDYMIVLNNYEFTYRFRLSKSAVRELLDLINPYLKVKSPRNHGISPLHQILLALRFYALGTMLVSVADFIGVSIASASRIVNDVSKAIAKLYPRFVSIERHCNEEFYAIAGFPRVRGVIDGTHILIQSPNSNIGEEFRNRKGSFSLNVQVVCDASLRFQNVVARWPGSSHDATIFNHSDLKEYCEQGRLANSWLLGDSAYPCKPYLLTPILNPTTRGEQLYNESHIRTRNTIERCIGVWKRRFPVLALKMRLKLENIQAVIIATSVLHNIARCHNLEEVDAEVHIPNDEMNIDEEIIHSPSSDATERRTLVDSWFSTL, from the exons ATGGAATATTTGAGTAGCGACGAAAGCGATATGGAATTATTAGAGATGATTGATGAGTTTGATGAAGAAAGTGAATCGGAAGAGAACTTAAtacaaaaagtttataaagccCGAGTGGATTATATGATTGTTTTAAATAATTACGAGTTCACATATAGATTTCGTCTGAGCAAAAGTGCTGTGAGggaattattggatttaattaatccatatttgaAGGTGAAATCTCCAAG AAACCATGGAATATCCCCTCTGCATCAAATTCTTCTGGCTTTAAGATTTTATGCATTAGGTACTATGCTGGTGTCCGTTGCAGACTTTATAGGTGTGTCAATAGCATCTGCTAGTCGTATTGTTAATGATGTTTCAAAAGCAATAGCGAAACTGTACCCAAGGTTTGTTTCAATAGAAAGGCACTGTAATGAAGAATTCTATGCAATTGCCGGGTTCCCTAGAGTACGTGGTGTCATAGATGGTACTCATATATTAATACAATCACCTA ATTCCAACATAGGAGAGGAATTCAGAAATCGAAAGGGGTCATTTTCTTTGAATGTGCAGGTGGTGTGCGATGCATCACTTAGGTTTCAGAATGTTGTAGCTCGATGGCCAGGTTCAAGTCATGATGCAACAATATTCAATCATTCAGATTTGAAAG AGTATTGTGAACAAGGTAGACTTGCAAATTCCTGGTTACTTGGTGATAGTGCTTATCCATGTAAACCATACCTTTTGACACCAATACTCAACCCGACCACTAGGGGAGAACAACTGTACAATGAGTCACATATAAGAACTAGAAACACAATCGAAAG GTGTATTGGAGTTTGGAAGAGGAGATTTCCTGTATTGGCATTGAAGATGAGGTTGAAGCTTGAAAACATACAAGCTGTAATTATAGCTACAAGTGTGCTTCATAATATTGCTAGATGTCACAATTTGGAAGAAGTTGATGCAGAAGTGCATATTCCAAATGATGAGATGAATATTGATGAGGAGATAATTCATTCACCATCGAGTGATGCAACAGAGAGAAGAACCCTTGTAGATAGTTGgttttctactctataa
- the LOC123313386 gene encoding putative nuclease HARBI1 isoform X1, with protein MEYLSSDESDMELLEMIDEFDEESESEENLIQKVYKARVDYMIVLNNYEFTYRFRLSKSAVRELLDLINPYLKVKSPRNHGISPLHQILLALRFYALGTMLVSVADFIGVSIASASRIVNDVSKAIAKLYPRFVSIERHCNEEFYAIAGFPRVRGVIDGTHILIQSPNSNIGEEFRNRKGSFSLNVQVVCDASLRFQNVVARWPGSSHDATIFNHSDLKGTFFKLFATVPSNNHCSLLTEYCEQGRLANSWLLGDSAYPCKPYLLTPILNPTTRGEQLYNESHIRTRNTIERCIGVWKRRFPVLALKMRLKLENIQAVIIATSVLHNIARCHNLEEVDAEVHIPNDEMNIDEEIIHSPSSDATERRTLVDSWFSTL; from the exons ATGGAATATTTGAGTAGCGACGAAAGCGATATGGAATTATTAGAGATGATTGATGAGTTTGATGAAGAAAGTGAATCGGAAGAGAACTTAAtacaaaaagtttataaagccCGAGTGGATTATATGATTGTTTTAAATAATTACGAGTTCACATATAGATTTCGTCTGAGCAAAAGTGCTGTGAGggaattattggatttaattaatccatatttgaAGGTGAAATCTCCAAG AAACCATGGAATATCCCCTCTGCATCAAATTCTTCTGGCTTTAAGATTTTATGCATTAGGTACTATGCTGGTGTCCGTTGCAGACTTTATAGGTGTGTCAATAGCATCTGCTAGTCGTATTGTTAATGATGTTTCAAAAGCAATAGCGAAACTGTACCCAAGGTTTGTTTCAATAGAAAGGCACTGTAATGAAGAATTCTATGCAATTGCCGGGTTCCCTAGAGTACGTGGTGTCATAGATGGTACTCATATATTAATACAATCACCTA ATTCCAACATAGGAGAGGAATTCAGAAATCGAAAGGGGTCATTTTCTTTGAATGTGCAGGTGGTGTGCGATGCATCACTTAGGTTTCAGAATGTTGTAGCTCGATGGCCAGGTTCAAGTCATGATGCAACAATATTCAATCATTCAGATTTGAAAGGTACTTTCTTCAAATTATTCGCAACAGTACCATCAAATAACCATTGTTCATTACTTACAGAGTATTGTGAACAAGGTAGACTTGCAAATTCCTGGTTACTTGGTGATAGTGCTTATCCATGTAAACCATACCTTTTGACACCAATACTCAACCCGACCACTAGGGGAGAACAACTGTACAATGAGTCACATATAAGAACTAGAAACACAATCGAAAG GTGTATTGGAGTTTGGAAGAGGAGATTTCCTGTATTGGCATTGAAGATGAGGTTGAAGCTTGAAAACATACAAGCTGTAATTATAGCTACAAGTGTGCTTCATAATATTGCTAGATGTCACAATTTGGAAGAAGTTGATGCAGAAGTGCATATTCCAAATGATGAGATGAATATTGATGAGGAGATAATTCATTCACCATCGAGTGATGCAACAGAGAGAAGAACCCTTGTAGATAGTTGgttttctactctataa
- the LOC123313387 gene encoding uncharacterized protein LOC123313387: MNSSTLKSKPMTKEEAMRLVELVAADGVITSRATNATNNKMKEESWRRLTESFNSSVSIVPRCAQQLRLKWENLKKSARKRAANMRSSRFKTGGGKDYFPPDEVLDKVASLLGTTCEGLPTNFGGDALCEIPVVPSTSNMQEQVEQVEQVEEEQEEDRATAAEENPEIQVPPSTPSIKKNKFPLHRASGIKQTREYFLYA, translated from the exons atgaattcctcaacc CTTAAATCAAAACCAATGACAAAAGAAGAGGCCATGCGTTTGGTAGAATTAGTAGCAGCTGATGGGGTAATTACCAGCAGAGCTACAAATGCTACAAACAATAAAATGAAAGAGGAGAGTTGGAGGAGATTGACCGAATCCTTCAACTCTTCGGTTTCAATTGTCCCACGTTGCGCCCAACAACTGCGCTTGAAGTGGGAAAATTTGAAGAAGAGTGCCCGGAAACGTGCTGCAAACATGAGGAGTAGCCGTTTTAAG ACGGGAGGTGGGAAGGACTACTTCCCACCAGATGAAGTTTTGGATAAAGTAGCGTCTCTATTGGGGACCACATGCGAGGGACTTCCCACCAATTTTGGTGGGGATGCCCTTTGTGAAATTCCTGTTGTGCCCTCTACATCCAATATGCAGGAGCAAGTGGAGCAAGTGGAGCAAGTAGAGgaagaacaagaagaagataGGGCTACGGCAGCAGAGGAAAATCCTGAAATACAAGTGCCTCCTTCAACACCTAgcataaagaaaaataaattccCCTTGCATAGAGCAAGTGGAATTAAACAAACTCGTGAGTATTTTTTATATGCATGA